A region of Peromyscus eremicus chromosome 17, PerEre_H2_v1, whole genome shotgun sequence DNA encodes the following proteins:
- the LOC131894213 gene encoding disintegrin and metalloproteinase domain-containing protein 25-like — MQPRQSISSFDVSWDMVVMGEAVVHTRITHLHLWLEMLILLSTWPLTEHAQHTSLPEVVIPLRVTGNRTMWAMGWLTYSLHFGGQRHFIYMKVKKAFISRQLSVFTYTDQGALHKDQPFVQKDCYYHGYMDGDPDSMVALTTCFGGIQGILQINGTVYEIKPKNLSSTFEHLVRKIHSEETQLLPMRCALTEKELAWQMKLHGNDNPTLMQSGYEGWWTHKSFLELALVVDHERIHYLNGNQSRVLQEILIIVGLINEIYLTLDVEVVLLGVEMWNEGNQITVNDIHDLLTDFCIWNGISLNNRIQNDIAHLFVLYDFQQYLGLAHIGTVCMPWNNCGVDRLIGDNLFHFGQITAHEIGHNLGMLHDEGSCTCGMERCLMAPTDSGTLKFSNCSYADFWKVYATTANCMRKEKKPIGTYKLKSCGNGVVDDGEQCDCGSWKKCTADPCCTRGCTLQGGAACAFGLCCKDCQIMPSGTVCRAKDNECDLPEWCNGLSHECPKDVYLLDGSSCKDGGYCYEKRCNNRDVQCQQIFGKEARSAAQRCYREINSQGDRFGNCGLFRGTYLRCKDSDILCGRVQCENIKALPSLKDHSSVHWTHLNGVTCWGTDYHFGMTIPDIGHVKDGTDCGPEHVCINKKCVNKSIWINHCSPETCNMQGVCNNLNHCHCNSGWNPPFCVARGFGGSVDSGPAPPTPPPTSPPPPSPTPAPPAPPKQMKSKKNNWVYIIPILVIFPFFVFICLRNKYGIPRRSKEPSVPSSKEEE, encoded by the coding sequence ATGCAGCCAAGACAAAGCATTTCCTCCTTTGATGTCTCATGGGACATGGTGGTTATGGGTGAGGCTGTGGTGCACACGAGGATAACTCATCTGCACCTCTGGTTGGAGATGTTGATCCTTCTTTCCACATGGCCCTTGACTGAGCATGCTCAACACACCAGCCTCCCAGAAGTAGTGATACCCTTACGGGTCACAGGCAACAGAACAATGTGGGCTATGGGATGGCTGACCTATAGCTTGCACTTTGGGGGTCAGAGACATTTTATCTACATGAAAGTCAAAAAGGCTTTCATATCTAGACAGCTCTCTGTATTCACTTACACTGACCAAGGTGCTCTACACAAGGACCAGCCTTTTGTCCAGAAGGATTGCTACTACCATGGCTATATGGATGGAGACCCTGACTCCATGGTTGCTCTTACCACCTGTTTTGGAGGCATTCAAGGAATATTACAGATAAATGGGACAGTATATGAAATCAAGCCCAAGAACCTTTCTTCCACATTTGAACATTTAGTTCGCAAGATACACAGTGAGGAGACACAATTACTCCCCATGAGGTGCGCATTGACCGAAAAGGAGCTAGCATGGCAAATGAAGCTCCATGGGAATGATAACCCCACACTGATGCAAAGTGGGTATGAGGGCTGGTGGACCCACAAGAGTTTTCTTGAGCTGGCACTGGTTGTTGACCATGAGCGAATTCATTATCTGAATGGCAATCAATCTCGTGTATTACAGGAAATATTGATCATTGTTGGATTAATAAATGAGATTTACCTTACACTGGATGTTGAGGTAGTTTTGCTTGGAGTTGAGATGTGGAATGAAGGAAATCAAATAACAGTGAATGACATACATGATCTCCTGACAGACTTTTGTATTTGGAACGGTATCAGCCTTAATAATCGTATTCAAAATGATATTGCACATCTTTTTGTGCTATATGATTTTCAACAGTATCTTGGTTTAGCCCATATTGGAACTGTTTGTATGCCATGGAATAATTGTGGAGTTGATCGTCTGATCGGAGATAATCTTTTTCATTTTGGACAAATTACAGCACATGAAATAGGTCATAATTTGGGTATGCTGCATGATGAGGGTTCATGTACCTGTGGAATGGAACGATGCTTAATGGCTCCAACAGACAGTGGCACCCTCAAATTCAGTAACTGCAGTTATGCTGACTTTTGGAAAGTCTATGCTACTACTGCCAACTGTATGCGCAAGGAAAAGAAGCCAATAGGCACATACAAATTAAAGTCCTGTGGGAATGGTGTGGTTGATGATGGAGAGCAGTGTGATTGTGGATCTTGGAAAAAATGTACAGCAGATCCATGTTGTACAAGGGGCTGTACCCTCCAAGGTGGAGCTGCCTGTGCTTTTGGGCTTTGCTGCAAAGATTGCCAGATCATGCCATCTGGCACAGTGTGCAGAGCAAAGGACAATGAATGTGACCTTCCAGAATGGTGCAATGGACTTTCACATGAGTGCCCTAAGGATGTGTATTTGCTTGATGGGAGCTCCTGTAAAGATGGTGGCTACTGCTATGAAAAGAGATGTAATAACCGAGATGTACAGTGTCAGCAGATCTTTGGCAAAGAAGCCAGGAGCGCAGCTCAGAGATGCTACAGGGAAATCAACAGCCAAGGTGACCGTTTTGGCAACTGTGGTCTATTCAGGGGTACATACTTAAGATGTAAGGACTCAGACATCCTCTGTGGGAGAGTGCAGTGTGAGAACATAAAAGCTCTTCCTTCTTTGAAAGACCATTCCAGTGTTCACTGGACACATCTTAATGGTGTCACCTGTTGGGGGACTGACTACCATTTTGGAATGACAATACCTGACATTGGCCACGTGAAAGATGGCACAGACTGTGGTCCAGAGCACGTGTGCATTAATAAGAAGTGTGTCAATAAGTCGATTTGGATAAATCATTGTTCACCAGAGACATGCAATATGCAAGGGGTCTGTAACAATTTAAACCACTGCCACTGCAACTCTGGTTGGAACCCACCATTTTGCGTGGCACGTGGCTTTGGGGGGAGTGTGGACAGTGGCCCTGCACCTCCAACTCCACCTCCAACttcacctccacctccatctccaaCTCCAGCTCCACCTGCACCTCCAAAGCAAATGAAATCCAAGAAAAATAATTGGGTATACATTATTCCgattcttgttatttttccaTTCTTTGTGTTCATTTGTCTTCGGAATAAGTATGGAATACCACGTAGGAGTAAAGAACCAAGTGTTCCCTCTTCAAAAGAGGAAGAATAG